The Macaca mulatta isolate MMU2019108-1 chromosome 19, T2T-MMU8v2.0, whole genome shotgun sequence sequence ATCTATCAGTTAGGACACTTTGGGTGGTAAATAACCAAAAACTCAACTCATGCTGGCTTAAACAATGGAGAATTTATGAGCTTACAAAACTGAGAAGCCTAGGGTTAGTGGTAAGGCTTCAGGTTAAGTTTGATCTAGCAGCTTAAGACATCAGTAACCTCCcagttggttttttgtttgtttgtttgagatggagcctcactctgtcacacaggctggagtgcagtgacatgatctcggctcactgcaaccttcgcctctagggttcaagcaactctcctgtctcagccccctcagtggctgggattacaggtgcctatcaccgtgcctggctaatttttgtatttttagtagagatggggtttcatcatgtaggccaggctggtcttgaactcctaacctcaggtgatctgcctgcctcagcctcccaaagtgctgggattacaggtgtaagccaccgcgcccagcctcagtttgtttgcttttaaatactTCAGGTCTCCCTTATGCTGATGAGAAGCCTGTTTACTCTTGTAAATCCAAGATGGGTCTAGCAGCCTCCCAGGCTTCAGgcttcaggttttattttttttttcttcagtagatttaaaaaaaaaaaaaaaaaaaaaaaaaaaaaagcagcatctTTTTCCCAAGATGTTCAGAACTGAGGATCATTGTGATTGAACTGGATTAGGTCACAAGCCCACCACAAACTTAATCACTGCGGCTAGGAAGACAAACTGATGTAAATGGCCATAGCCAGATCACATACCCCATcccagggatggggagggggtTAAATCATCTTCCCAAAATTATTTGGCTCCCCAACTGAAATGGGGGATCCCCAGAAAGATCGGGGAGAGATGATAGAAGCTTGGAAAGTATACTCCATGGAcactttgtgaatttttttttttttttttttgagacagggtctcgctctgtcacccaggctggagtgcagtggcaccatctcaactcactgaaacctccccctccctggtccaggcagttctcctgcctcagcttcctgagtagctgggattacaggcacgtgccacctgactggctaatttttgtatttttagtagagacgggctttcaccacattggccaggttttGCTGGTTCTTAAAACCTCTATGCCTTTGAATAGGAAAATACGCACTGGCAAACCATAAAATGCTTTTCTCATACCCATGCTGAGGAAGACATATAACCATGAAAAAGTCACTAGTTACCCTTcattatcaatatttatttattttttatttatttttttgagacggagtctcactctgctgcccaggctggagtgcagtggccggatctcagctcactgcaagttccgcctcccgggttcacgccattctcctgcctcagcctcccgagtagctgggactacaggcgccgccacctcgcccggctagttttttgtattttttagtagagacggggtttcaccgtgttagccaggatggtctcgatctcctgacctcatgatccgcccgtctcggcctcccaaagtgctgggattacaggcttgagccaccgcgcccggcccattatcaatatttataaataaacctAATTAGAATTAATTAAAAGTGGTCTCAAGTAGGAAGCGTGCCTGACTTACTCAAAACATAcctagggctgggtgcagtggctcacacctgtaatcccaacactttgggaggctaaggcaggaggatcgcttgaggccaagagtttggaccagcctgggcaacatactgagatcccgtctctacaaaaaatttaaaaactagctgatgtggtggtacacacctgtagtcccagctacatgggaggatcacttgagcccaggaggttgagggtgcagcgagctgtgatcataccacaggcactccagcctggggacagagaaagactgtatctcaaaacaaacaaaaaacatatgcaGGCTATTCTGTGTGAGATAGATCAGTCATACAGATGAGAGATGTCAGAGCATTGCCAACAATAACCCAGGGAGCCTGGGATCAAATCCCCATTTCACGCCTACAAGCTGTGTGAGCTCGTGTTTCATTCATAACCTCTCTGTGCCACAttctttcatctataaaatgtcaGCCAGTAACCAGTCAACTACCTAACAGTTGctggggaggggaaaaaaaacagatatttacATGAGAAGAGCTTAGAATTGAACCAGGAAGTGCTGAGTATATATTagctataaattttatatatatatatttattattaacagTAGTTGAGAAAAACATGTCTGTAATTCCGATTTTCAACAGCAAACTAATGATGCTTTATTAAGtggcaaatgaataaatattatattcatataataatATGAAAGCCAGAGACAGCTCGTCTGAGACACAGATGAACAAAAACCAGAGAGaggggaccaggtgcagtggcccacgcctgcaatcccagtgctttaagaggccaaggtgggatgacagcttgaggccaggaatttaagaccagcctgggcaacacagtgagaccccaatctctacaaaataaaaaataaaaaagaggaattatccgggcatggtggtgggtgccagcagccccagctacttagggacTACTCAAGGCTGAAGTAGGAAGAGCCTTGGAGCCCACAGGATTGATGTAACAGTGAACTGTcatctcaccactacactccagcctgggcccagagacagtgaggccctgtctctaaaaaagaagaaagaaaagaaacaaaacagaaaagaaggggGAGTATTCAgggtgtaaaccaaaaataaaattctaaggccccctgcaaccatctgaatggacacTGTCCTCTccgccaagggcattccaaagttaacctgaaaaaccaGTTCGGGCCATAATTGTAAGGGGGTGTGGGACATGCCTCATCATAGCCTCCTTCCTTTTGGAATTGCCAATAGAAGAGACCTTTAAGTCTGATTTTTTAGAAATTacaatctattttctctgaagcctgctatctggaggcttcatctgcacaCACACTCAATGCAAGTAAAACAGGATATCTGAATAAGATAGGTGGATTGTATCAATATCAGTATCCTGGTTGTGGTATTGGACTGGAGGTTTGTAAGATCttaccattgggggaaactgggtaaagagTGCACAAGATCTCTgcatttttcttcccttccttccttccttggtctccacaacccattatggtaatccagacattcctttctattgataataactcaACCAATTGCCCATCAGAAACTCTTTGAATCCCCCTATACTTAGAAGCACACCCTGGCTTCCacttgtcctgcctttctggatggAACTAATGTACATCTTACGTGTATTGATTGATGccttatgtctccctaaagtgtataaaaccaagttgtgggccaggcgcggcggctcacgcctgcaatcccagcactttgggaggccgaggtgggcggatcacctgaggtcaggagcttgatgcctgcctggccaacatggtgaaaccccgtctgtactaaaaaggcaaaagttagcatggtggcacgtgcctgtagtcccaactacgcaggaggctgaggcaggagaatcacttgaacctgggaggttgtggttgcggtgagccaagttcgtgccaATGCGCTCCAGCCTcggcgatagagccagactccctgtcaagaaaaaaaagaaaaaaaaaaaagttgtggccTGACAACTTTGGGCACATGGTTCTCAGAATCTCCTgggggctgtgtcacaggccattggtcactcatatttggctcagaataaatctcttcaagtGTTTTTTTACAGAGTGTGACTCTTCTCATTCATTgacaaggaaaagaaagttaCAAAGACAGGGACAGACAAACAGAAATGTAAtgagaaagcagagaaagaggaagcagACAGCATTGGAAAGCCAGGTGTGAACGCCTGAGGGCAGCCATTTAAATGATTTGGTAGCTCTGCCAAGCCTGTAGcttcaaagagaaggaagaagtgtCTCGGTTCATTCCTAGAGTACAGAAGAGAGATAAGACagaggcaaagaaagacaaacagaTGTCCAGAAAACAGACACAAGCAGTTGGCTCAGGATAGAGAGTTGGAGGCCAGCCATCCCTGGCATAGGCCCAACGCGGGTTAAAGTCCTCACACCCCGACTGAGATCCCAGAGGCCTGGGGCCAGCAATGACGTTCCGAAATCTTGTCCAGGACAGGGACCGGCTGCAAACCCTTTCTCAGCCCTGCACATAAAAGCCACCATGGACCATCGAggcactgttgcccaggtggagACCGCTCTGGACGCCTCCCAGGGGACAGTGGACGGCAGCACCTGCTGCAGCACGAGACCCAGAGGGTGCACTGCAGGGAGGCGTGAGGGCAGAGGCCAAGCCGAGGAGGCGGCCGGCTCccgctctctctctccccctgtgTGTGTTGCGCCTTCCCTGTGAGCCTAACCCAAGGCGGGAGACTGGACACGCGGGACCCTCTCTTTGGCTTCCCTGACATCCCTCAGGAGCAGAGATGCGGCCCGGAGCAGAGAGCAGAGAGTATCTGGGCTGCAGTGGCCGCGGGACTGTGGGTCCTGTGCACGGTGGGTGTGGcgacccccacccccgccccccggcGCTGCCTGCTCTCGCGCTACCGCTCGCTGGAGCCCTGGACCCTTGCGGCGGTCAAGGGGCTAAGGGTCTGCTACGTGAGTGACCGCCCAGCCTCTGCGCCCCCGGTACACTGGCCCCGCCGGGTTCCCACAAACCCGTCCCTGTCCGGAGGGGTCCTGCGTCCTAGCGCCCAGCAGGCGCCTCTCGCATGTCAGCGCCCACAATTCCCACCATGAGACCCCCCGCAGTCCCAGTCGTCAGCGCGAACGCAGGCTCAGGGTCAGTCACAGAAGGGCGCCCTGGCGGGCAGACTCAGCTCCAGGTCGGGGGCGCAGGGCTTTGCCAGGGGAGCGCGGGGTGCAATTCGGCCTCCGTTCACGCACTCGGGGAGCTCCCCGGTTCAGTATACCTCAGACATGACCTTACACCGCCATTCCCCAACCACGTCCAGGAATCCCAGACTGTGCAGGAGTCTGTGCAGGAGACTGTGCTCCTCCTAACCAGGAGCCCTGGCGAGGGGGCCCAGCCATACGCGATCAGCGCCGCTTGTTCCGCAGGAGGAAGAGGCGCTGAGCTGGGGACCGCGCACCTGTTCCTTCCGCCCCTGGAGGGATCCTCCGCGGCCGTCGGTGAGGCCCGGAAGCGGGCGGGGGAGGCACGGCCCGGGAGCGACCCCTCTAACGCCTGCTCGGCTCCGCCATGTGGCCAGGAGCACCGCGGACGCCCAGGCCGCGCCCCGCCGCCCCTCCCCCTCGCCAGCTTCTCTGCATCCTCAGGCCCACGGCGAGTCCCAGCGCTGTGCGAATCTGTCCCGCTTAGCGGAAAAACCGATCCAGACCCGATTCGGGTCCTCTGGGTGTCCACAAATCCAGGCTCGGGTCTGCGGCTGGGAGGGCCACGGGCAGATGCAGAGGGGGGGCTCCGTTCTTCGCCTTCTCCATTTGCCTCGTGTCCCACCTCCAGCTCGAGCTGGCACGGCCAGGCTCGTCCAGGAAGGTCCCCGGGGCCCCGAGGAGGCGTCACAAACCGCGGAGAGCTGTGAGTGCAGCAGGCAATACAGGGTTAGCCTGCAGGGAGGATCGGGCGAGGTTGACACTGAGGCTGGGAGCAGCGGGACTGGATGGGTCTTCTTGGGAGGGAAGAGCCAGGCTTAGCCCCGCTGCGctccctcctgggctccaggactCACCTCGGCGTCGCGAAGTCACCGTGGTCTTCAACCTCCTGCGCTTGCTCACGTGGGAGCTCAGGCAGGCTGCCAGCTGGGGGACTTGCCTCTGACCCCGCCCCCTCCGGCACCACCTAAACCTCCACGCCATTGGCTGCCGAAAGCGGCTCCTGTCGCCCATTGGAGTGGCCAGACAAGGCTCTCAGCCAATGGgtgctgaggcacgagaacttcTTTGCGGCTTTGGGCCTGACTTCGGTCCACTGTCTCAGATACAAGATGAGTGGGTCCTTCTACAGGGTCAAGAGAGTGCAGTTCTCCAGGAAGCAGCGATATTTCCTCGGGGTATATTGTACGGCCCTCCAAGAATTGCTGGGACTGAAAGAGACTTGAGCTCTGGAAACCGTCGCTGACCCCCAAGCAACAGGGACCAGTTCCTCCTTGTGTGGTTACCAGGACACCCCCAACACCAGGTCCTAACCCCGGATTTGTAGCCCCACAACCAGCTTTGAGATGCTATGAATCCGTGACTGTTGAATCAGGCATCTAAGGGACACCAATCCATGAGGGATTTGGTAGTGAAAGGCCCAAGAGTCCTTAACTGACTGTGGTTCTTTGGATTCCCTAACGTGTGTTGTTTGTATTTGTGAAATTCCTGTGTATTTGCTTTTCTTGTCTCCTGGTTTAAATTTATTGCCAATTATTAAAGAGCGTTTTGATTGCATTGGTTGTTTTCCGTGTGATGATTGTGAGGTGCGCCTTACTGcaaaaaaaagaggctgagcCAGGGACTCAGGTGGCCTGAGTTTCAGTTCTGACCCTGCCAGTTAATTACAGTGTAATTCAGGGAAAATTACTTTTCTAAGCCTGTATTTCCTCACCTGTAGGATGGGTTAGTATACTTGCCTTGTGGAGGAGTAGTGTACATTGAGATCACGTTTTAAACTCTCCAGCTCAAGTCCTGGTATGGCCTTAATGAGTGGATTCCATTAAATAATCACTCGTATAAATATACAAGCAGTTGGTTGTTTTTTCTCCAAATCTGTGCATTAGCACTCTGTGTTGCTGAATGCACCCCTCCTTGCCAAGGTCACACGGCTAGTGAGGGTCAGAACCAGGTTTGAACTCCAGACCCTTCAGCTCCAAGACGCATGCTCTTGACCACTGCCTGAACGTCCCTAAGTAAAACAGCACCCATGTGGTGTCCTTCAAGTCCTTCATCACACCTCAATTCTTGAGCAGCGCCTCATATTCCTGAGTCCTTCCTTGCCTGGGTAATTAAGAAATATTGGCcttggccgggctcggtggctcatgcctgtaattccagcactttgggaggccaaagaaggtggatcatgaggtcaggagttcgagaccagcctggccagcatggtgaaaccttgtctctactaaaaatgcagaaattagctgggcaaggtggcacacgcttgtaatgccagctactcaggaggctgaggcaggagaatctcttgaacccaggaggtagaggttgcagtgagccgagatggtgccattgtactccagcctgggcgacagagcaagactccgtctcaagaaagaaagaaaggccactgggcacagtggctcatgcctgcagccccagcaatttgggaggccgagacagatcacttgatgtcaggagttcgagactagcctggccagttGGTGAgctgccatctctactaaaaatataaaattagctcggaatggtggcacgtgcctgtaatcccggctacttgggagactgaggcaagggaattgcttgaaccaaggaggtggaggttggagtgagcctagattgcaccagtggacttcagcctgggtgaccgaacgtgaccctgtctcaaaaaatatgtatgtatctatattgaccaggagtggtggctcaggcctgtaatctcagcactttaatAGGCTGGatgaggaggatcgcttgagcccaggagtttgaggctgcagtgagctatgatcacgccattgcactccagtgacagagtgagaccctatcttaaactacaacaacaacaacaaaagcagagcAGGTGGAATCCTCTTGGGAACACACCTTCCTGTAGGTAATCCCTGAGTCTCCATCAGTTTCTCTTTCCCTCCAGCTGCTCACCTGGCTCActggccctgccctgctctgGGCTTTCCCAGCCTGGGGCTCCCCTGGTGGCCGGTGTCTTACCTGAGGTGGTGTTTTCACTTTTCCCACATCAGCTGGGACTGCCCTTCTGTCAGGGATAAAAGCCGCCCCATGGAGCTCAGGCAGGAGTTACATCTCAGACAGAGCTCAAAACTGACAGAAAGAGTCAAGGCCAGGACACAGCCAGAGATCCAGAAGAGGGGACGGAAAAGAACAGAGACTCCAAACAAGACCCAAACGGACCCCGGGTGACAGCCTCGGAGTGTTTCTTCTGCTGACAAAGACCAGAGATCAGGAATGAAACTAGGTGAGTCCCACATCTCTGTCCGTGCTCAGCTcctgcagcccctgccctcaggggGCAGCCTCGCCATCCCCTCAGCTCCCTTTCTCTCTGTGACACAGACATGACCGGGGGCTGCATGCCAGTGCTGGTGCTGATGGCCGCAGTGCTGACCGTGACTGGAGCAGTT is a genomic window containing:
- the LOC106994755 gene encoding interferon lambda-4-like, whose product is MDHRGTVAQVETALDASQGTVDGSTCCSTRPRGLTQGGRLDTRDPLFGFPDIPQEQRCGPEQRAESIWAAVAAGLWVLCTVGVATPTPAPRRCLLSRYRSLEPWTLAAVKGLRVCYEEEALSWGPRTCSFRPWRDPPRPSLELARPGSSRKVPGAPRRRHKPRRADSPRRREVTVVFNLLRLLTWELRQAASWGTCL